From a region of the Paenibacillus sp. FSL R10-2734 genome:
- a CDS encoding heparinase II/III family protein, translating into MINKLTLKQLKQALEEPPHSTYKLYEEASSSEHWRRISEDSKYSAFWEQLKKRGKERIKEQSLPPQFSEFILFGTTGDRSFYQNKRDHLIEGVHTFSLLVMTDKQNPEWVAGLENALWSICNEFTWVLPAHVGLYINQYPHRIWDQPNMPRETVDLASAHIGFTLAEIIHFMGSRLHPWVVERVKAEIERRLFQVYFHDPVPQNWELKTNNWPAVCASSIGAAAIYMEQDSEKLSGMLWRVINVLRGYLSGFDEQGATPEGPAYWQYGFSHFVFFSELLKERTQGRISLLADSKIEQISLFPQFCMLGDGKVVNFSDSPEQVKWNPGLIHRLQSYAPSLQMPQSSSLLQPTSSSWIETSRLLLWSPEQTESREAEWHKSGSIEERIFEGNQWAISKIIDSEGHLVAFAAKGGYNEEPHNHNDLGHFILHVDGQSVLADMGLGIYTRQYFQPEYRYNQLNAGSHGHSVPIVDGCRQGFGKQYYAELVEHHQTDKEMGFSLDLTQAYDCPSLESLTRHFAWKRTVNESPQLLIRDQVSFLGELNSFQEVFISSTEPVKNAPGQFMLNSVMFFYEENDWRVEVEEVTLDSDTEKGKEFYRMILHCKHPERIMEMTFRFEIHKENHLAPNFQ; encoded by the coding sequence TTGATAAATAAATTGACATTAAAGCAGTTAAAGCAGGCTTTGGAAGAACCGCCACATTCAACATATAAGCTGTATGAGGAAGCGAGCTCTTCTGAACATTGGCGGAGAATTAGCGAAGATTCGAAATATTCAGCTTTTTGGGAGCAACTGAAGAAGCGCGGAAAAGAACGGATCAAAGAGCAGTCGCTTCCACCTCAATTCTCGGAGTTTATTTTATTCGGCACTACCGGTGACCGCTCTTTCTATCAGAATAAGCGAGATCATTTAATTGAAGGCGTTCATACGTTCAGCTTGCTGGTCATGACAGACAAGCAAAACCCGGAATGGGTCGCGGGACTAGAAAACGCACTTTGGAGCATTTGCAATGAATTTACCTGGGTACTACCTGCGCATGTGGGACTTTACATTAACCAATATCCGCATCGAATTTGGGACCAACCGAACATGCCGCGCGAAACGGTGGATTTGGCATCGGCGCATATCGGGTTTACGCTTGCTGAAATCATCCACTTCATGGGAAGCCGATTGCATCCATGGGTGGTGGAACGGGTCAAGGCCGAAATCGAACGACGACTTTTTCAAGTTTACTTTCATGACCCGGTTCCTCAGAACTGGGAACTCAAAACGAACAATTGGCCTGCCGTTTGCGCCTCTTCCATTGGAGCGGCAGCTATTTATATGGAACAGGACAGTGAAAAGCTAAGCGGAATGCTGTGGAGGGTGATTAATGTTCTGCGCGGTTACCTGTCGGGCTTTGATGAACAAGGAGCTACTCCCGAAGGACCGGCATACTGGCAGTATGGTTTCTCTCATTTCGTCTTTTTCTCGGAATTGTTAAAAGAGCGAACCCAAGGACGAATTTCCCTTCTAGCAGATTCCAAAATCGAGCAGATTTCACTCTTTCCGCAATTTTGTATGCTGGGTGACGGCAAAGTGGTCAATTTCTCCGACTCTCCTGAACAGGTGAAATGGAATCCGGGATTGATTCACCGCTTGCAAAGCTACGCACCATCTCTTCAAATGCCACAATCATCGAGCTTGCTGCAGCCGACATCCAGCAGCTGGATTGAGACCTCAAGACTTTTGCTGTGGTCGCCTGAACAGACAGAGTCCCGGGAAGCGGAATGGCATAAATCAGGGTCGATAGAAGAGCGAATTTTCGAAGGAAATCAGTGGGCCATTTCAAAGATCATCGATTCGGAGGGACATTTGGTTGCTTTTGCAGCAAAGGGCGGCTATAACGAAGAACCTCATAATCATAATGATTTAGGACACTTCATCCTGCATGTTGACGGTCAAAGCGTGCTTGCAGATATGGGGCTGGGTATCTATACCAGACAGTATTTCCAGCCAGAATATCGCTACAATCAATTGAATGCCGGCTCGCACGGGCACTCGGTGCCTATTGTGGACGGATGCAGACAGGGCTTCGGAAAACAGTATTACGCCGAATTGGTCGAACATCATCAGACGGATAAAGAGATGGGGTTTTCCCTTGATTTGACTCAAGCCTATGACTGTCCTTCTTTGGAAAGTCTTACTCGACATTTTGCATGGAAACGCACAGTGAATGAATCGCCTCAACTTTTGATCCGAGATCAGGTTTCATTTTTGGGCGAGCTGAATTCCTTCCAGGAGGTGTTTATTAGCAGTACCGAACCGGTAAAAAATGCTCCAGGTCAATTCATGTTGAACAGCGTGATGTTCTTCTATGAAGAGAACGACTGGCGTGTGGAAGTGGAGGAAGTAACACTAGATTCCGATACCGAAAAGGGAAAGGAATTCTACCGGATGATTCTACACTGCAAGCACCCTGAAAGAATCATGGAGATGACATTCAGGTTCGAAATTCACAAAGAGAATCACCTTGCACCTAATTTTCAATAA
- a CDS encoding aldo/keto reductase: MEYATLGKTGFRVSKIGLGGAPLGGDFGETTDEIVTHVIDSALDFGINFIDTAPLYGRGESERRIGKALKGKRGNVILASKAIMRGEPYSYENTIKSVEDSLRRLHTDYIDLIQLHELEQTTYEQAVNETLPAFRKLKEQGKVRAIGVNAGDLELLMPFLREDLVDTIQTYTKYTLIDYTAKDELLPLAKEKNIGVIHGSPLAMGILADRPAPFLRNNKVMLEEAERRIAQLDFLRKSEMNGLVEAALRFSLTCPDIAITLVGTTSVKSLELNTGYCDGRGLSDEEMKKVIGLFPGQRLF; the protein is encoded by the coding sequence GTGGAATATGCCACATTGGGGAAAACAGGTTTTCGAGTATCCAAAATCGGTTTGGGCGGCGCGCCACTTGGAGGCGATTTCGGCGAGACAACGGATGAAATCGTTACTCATGTAATCGATAGTGCTTTGGATTTTGGCATTAACTTTATTGATACTGCCCCTTTGTACGGACGTGGGGAAAGTGAGCGGAGAATCGGGAAAGCCCTGAAAGGTAAACGCGGGAATGTCATTCTTGCCTCCAAGGCGATTATGCGTGGGGAGCCTTATTCGTATGAAAATACAATCAAGTCCGTTGAAGATAGCTTACGCAGACTACACACGGATTATATTGATTTAATCCAATTGCATGAATTGGAGCAGACGACTTATGAACAGGCCGTAAATGAAACACTGCCTGCATTCCGCAAGCTGAAAGAGCAAGGGAAAGTAAGAGCGATTGGTGTAAATGCAGGAGATCTTGAGCTGTTGATGCCATTCCTGCGCGAAGATCTGGTCGATACCATTCAGACATATACAAAATATACATTAATAGACTATACGGCAAAAGATGAGCTATTACCCCTTGCGAAGGAAAAAAATATCGGCGTCATTCATGGCAGTCCACTTGCGATGGGAATTTTAGCGGACCGACCGGCGCCTTTTTTAAGGAATAATAAGGTGATGCTTGAAGAAGCGGAACGAAGAATAGCGCAGTTGGATTTTTTACGTAAAAGTGAAATGAATGGACTTGTTGAGGCCGCGCTTCGATTCAGTCTGACATGCCCAGATATCGCAATTACATTAGTCGGAACGACTTCAGTGAAGTCGCTGGAATTAAACACCGGCTATTGCGATGGAAGAGGATTATCTGATGAAGAGATGAAAAAAGTGATTGGATTATTCCCTGGACAGCGATTGTTTTAG
- a CDS encoding glycoside hydrolase family 88 protein, which produces MKIIEPHPDSESQLWLEATWGKIIGKVENMCDSIGADFPYASYHGKYNREQADWWTNGFWPGLLWLVYRETKDERLKEVAALTEARMDVVLYDFFPLHHDVGFMWSLSSVAQFKLLGHEDSRRRAMTAASHLAGRFNPAGQFIRAWNQPERVGWAIIDCMMNLPLLYWASEETKDPRFRHIARLHADTTLREFLRLDGSTHHIVCFDPETGERQEALGGQGYDPNSAWSRGTAWAIYGMALSARYTGDQRYIDAAKRSADFFLANLPDDGLPPWDFRAPWEEGMAMDSTASACAASGILELSLLVPSSESRMYHDAAEKLLRKLDERYTTWNDPHEEAILLFGTANSPRKTHVNVPIIYGDFFFAEAICKLRGIKDTFW; this is translated from the coding sequence ATGAAGATTATCGAGCCGCATCCTGATTCGGAAAGTCAACTTTGGCTTGAAGCGACCTGGGGCAAGATTATAGGAAAAGTCGAGAACATGTGCGACTCGATCGGAGCGGATTTTCCATACGCTTCGTATCATGGCAAATATAATCGCGAACAAGCGGATTGGTGGACCAACGGTTTCTGGCCAGGACTGTTGTGGCTTGTATATCGTGAGACGAAAGATGAACGTTTGAAAGAAGTTGCAGCACTTACCGAAGCAAGAATGGATGTGGTGCTATATGATTTTTTTCCGCTTCATCACGATGTAGGCTTTATGTGGAGCTTGTCTTCCGTGGCGCAGTTCAAATTGCTTGGCCATGAAGATTCCAGACGACGGGCCATGACCGCGGCAAGTCATCTGGCGGGACGCTTCAATCCTGCTGGACAATTCATTCGGGCCTGGAATCAGCCAGAACGGGTCGGTTGGGCGATCATCGATTGCATGATGAATTTGCCATTGCTGTATTGGGCCAGCGAGGAGACCAAGGATCCGCGATTCCGTCATATCGCGAGGCTGCATGCGGATACCACGCTACGTGAGTTCCTAAGGCTGGATGGTTCGACTCATCATATCGTCTGCTTCGATCCGGAGACGGGAGAACGTCAGGAAGCGCTTGGTGGACAAGGCTATGACCCGAATTCAGCCTGGTCCCGCGGCACGGCATGGGCGATTTACGGGATGGCTTTAAGCGCTAGATATACCGGTGATCAACGCTATATCGATGCGGCCAAGCGTTCGGCCGATTTTTTCCTCGCAAATTTGCCGGATGACGGTCTTCCGCCATGGGATTTCCGGGCGCCTTGGGAAGAAGGAATGGCCATGGACTCCACGGCATCCGCATGCGCGGCAAGCGGAATCCTAGAACTTAGTTTGCTGGTACCGTCAAGTGAATCCCGTATGTACCATGATGCGGCTGAGAAGCTGCTTCGTAAGTTGGATGAACGATATACAACCTGGAATGATCCGCATGAAGAAGCAATTTTGCTGTTTGGTACAGCCAATAGTCCGCGAAAAACTCATGTGAACGTACCCATTATATACGGAGACTTTTTTTTTGCGGAAGCAATTTGCAAGCTGCGGGGCATCAAAGACACGTTCTGGTAA
- a CDS encoding right-handed parallel beta-helix repeat-containing protein: MITGIRQWLMPFNKVCLSVVLIASFSFPLIMNHSIVMAAGATYYVDTNGSDVNDGISLSTPFQTIGRAAQAATAGDSVLIRGGTYRETVIPLHSGTNGNEITYQNYNDEKVIVTGNDVVTGWTQDSGNIYKAPMSWNLGAGNQVFVNGALMDEARWPNQTGTLLNPTTSSAGTFTNATNIYDTSLPGGNNFWKGATIWTTSGSAWIAQTSTVTGYDSILKKLTIQPLKGTGTYYDPKSGNRYYLSGIKGALDTAKEWWYDSANGQLYLWAPGGGNPSTVMVEAKKRNNAFDLSGKSYINVKGIQITASTIVTDNSTDHVTLQEIAAKYVSHHNLNTSAGEQANLGIILNGSYNEIRDSEIAYSSGSLVTIKGTNNNIINSYIHDGGYVPNWEGLVNLQGANSLISHNTVSDAGRVTVYFSGGMTANVIQFNNIYNAGWLTTDLGMVYGPNTDGQNTEIHHNYIHDNKAAAANSGIYLDNYTNNFILHHNVVWNNEGIRLNTPSNYNLIYNNTVWSNTSPVGAWGDVFAQDMYGDKIYNNIIKGVDTVTAANAEHRFNLTSSPGFVDEANANYRLLSTSAAKDSGKVIPGITDGYTGSAPDIGAYEYGGEDWIAGHNFASSLSPTYTRPDTPQMNRVVNGGFEWGNLSNWTKTDGGNASVVADNHWGKAANAGMSRSQFNGVKLSGSVDGITQTVTGLEPDTNYIAGAWLRSPAGENAVLGVTDFGGTEVSASSNSSTWTIVKVKFKTGPSQTSAKIFLKKTSTTGEAYVDDAGLVLDSYYQSMYSFEGFENGLGNWISVPGKGTPSLSSTKAHSGINSYLVSEDMDAIQQTFHSLQNKIVTMWFYDDANAASMQVAGFVDNSSAIRGIAVNTPTSTTKYSVRLDGVYTATSVSRTTGWHELKWDYTSGTKVDMYIDGVLVASPTGGTSFNRIVIGDSWSGNTTTTYFDDIFIQ, encoded by the coding sequence ATGATAACCGGAATAAGGCAGTGGCTGATGCCATTTAACAAAGTCTGTTTAAGTGTCGTATTAATTGCTTCGTTCTCTTTTCCATTAATTATGAATCATTCGATTGTGATGGCTGCAGGCGCTACATATTATGTAGATACGAATGGAAGTGATGTCAATGACGGGATATCTTTAAGTACGCCGTTCCAAACGATTGGACGCGCCGCTCAAGCAGCGACAGCTGGCGATTCGGTGCTCATCCGTGGAGGAACATACAGGGAAACGGTCATCCCGCTACATTCTGGGACGAACGGGAATGAAATTACTTACCAAAATTACAATGATGAGAAAGTAATTGTCACTGGCAATGATGTCGTTACCGGATGGACGCAAGACAGTGGAAACATCTATAAAGCTCCGATGTCATGGAATTTAGGGGCGGGAAATCAAGTGTTCGTCAACGGAGCATTGATGGATGAAGCTCGTTGGCCTAACCAGACAGGAACGTTACTGAATCCTACAACATCCTCAGCGGGTACATTTACGAATGCGACCAATATTTACGATACCTCACTTCCGGGTGGGAATAATTTCTGGAAGGGTGCGACGATTTGGACTACAAGCGGAAGTGCGTGGATTGCTCAAACTTCAACCGTAACGGGGTACGATTCCATTTTAAAGAAGCTGACTATACAGCCTTTAAAGGGTACAGGAACCTATTACGATCCTAAATCTGGAAATCGGTATTATTTGAGCGGTATTAAAGGAGCGTTGGACACCGCAAAAGAATGGTGGTATGATTCCGCGAACGGTCAGCTCTATTTGTGGGCTCCTGGCGGCGGAAATCCATCTACCGTCATGGTTGAAGCCAAAAAGAGAAACAATGCTTTTGATTTATCCGGTAAATCCTACATCAACGTTAAAGGGATACAAATTACGGCTTCCACGATTGTGACGGATAACTCTACCGATCATGTTACGCTGCAGGAGATTGCAGCCAAATACGTTTCACACCATAATTTGAACACCAGCGCCGGAGAACAAGCGAATCTCGGAATCATTCTTAACGGCAGCTATAACGAGATACGCGATAGCGAGATTGCTTATAGCTCGGGCAGTCTTGTTACGATAAAAGGAACGAATAACAATATCATTAACAGTTATATTCACGACGGCGGCTATGTACCGAACTGGGAAGGTCTCGTCAACCTGCAGGGAGCGAACAGCTTGATCAGTCATAATACCGTATCGGATGCCGGGCGTGTGACGGTTTATTTCAGCGGCGGAATGACTGCTAATGTAATCCAATTCAACAATATTTATAACGCAGGCTGGCTGACCACGGATTTGGGCATGGTTTACGGGCCGAATACGGACGGTCAAAATACGGAAATCCATCACAACTATATTCACGATAATAAAGCAGCCGCTGCGAATTCAGGAATATATCTGGATAATTATACAAACAATTTTATTTTGCATCATAATGTCGTGTGGAACAACGAGGGCATTCGATTGAATACACCGTCTAATTACAATCTTATATATAATAATACCGTATGGTCCAATACGTCTCCGGTCGGAGCGTGGGGAGATGTTTTTGCTCAAGATATGTATGGCGACAAAATATACAATAATATCATCAAAGGTGTGGATACTGTAACCGCAGCCAACGCTGAGCATAGGTTTAATTTGACTAGTTCACCGGGATTTGTAGATGAAGCGAACGCCAATTATCGTTTGTTGTCTACTTCAGCGGCCAAGGATTCAGGCAAGGTGATCCCGGGGATTACTGATGGATACACAGGAAGTGCTCCGGACATCGGAGCTTACGAATATGGGGGTGAGGACTGGATTGCAGGTCACAATTTTGCAAGTTCACTTAGTCCGACCTATACAAGACCGGATACACCTCAAATGAATCGTGTGGTCAACGGTGGCTTTGAATGGGGAAATCTGAGTAATTGGACGAAAACGGATGGGGGAAATGCCTCGGTTGTTGCCGACAATCATTGGGGCAAAGCAGCTAATGCGGGGATGTCGAGATCGCAATTCAATGGTGTTAAGCTTAGCGGCAGCGTGGACGGGATCACGCAAACCGTTACTGGCCTTGAGCCTGACACGAACTATATCGCGGGAGCATGGCTGCGTTCACCCGCGGGCGAAAACGCGGTTCTCGGTGTGACGGACTTCGGTGGTACAGAGGTCAGCGCTTCTTCAAATAGTTCAACTTGGACTATTGTGAAGGTGAAATTTAAGACAGGTCCATCACAAACGAGCGCTAAAATCTTTTTGAAAAAGACTTCCACAACGGGGGAAGCATACGTGGATGATGCGGGTCTCGTATTGGATTCTTATTATCAATCCATGTATAGCTTCGAGGGATTCGAAAACGGCCTAGGAAACTGGATCTCTGTCCCAGGCAAAGGTACGCCATCCCTCAGCAGTACAAAAGCACACTCAGGAATTAACAGCTACCTTGTTAGTGAGGATATGGATGCGATCCAACAGACGTTCCATTCTTTGCAAAATAAAATTGTAACGATGTGGTTCTATGATGATGCAAACGCAGCGAGCATGCAAGTGGCGGGCTTTGTTGACAACAGTTCGGCAATCCGTGGAATCGCTGTCAATACGCCGACCTCTACCACCAAGTATTCGGTCCGTCTGGACGGAGTATATACTGCAACTTCTGTAAGCAGAACGACAGGTTGGCACGAACTGAAGTGGGATTACACTTCGGGGACGAAAGTCGATATGTATATTGACGGAGTACTGGTTGCTTCACCGACGGGCGGAACAAGCTTTAATCGCATTGTTATCGGTGACTCCTGGTCTGGAAATACGACGACGACTTACTTCGATGATATTTTTATTCAATAG
- a CDS encoding YfbR-like 5'-deoxynucleotidase — MGIHTYFQSLNDLERIIRCPGKFKFEEHSVSAHSWKVVQYAKTLADIEESNGVTVDWKKLYEITSSHDYGEIFIGDIKTPVKHYSLELRGMLQKVEEGMIAHFIDENIPEDLKSIFRRQLREGKDDSVEGLILEMADKLDQVYEAFTELRRGNTEKEFIVMYREALIKIKNIKLHCVDYFLRHILPDLVEESSNCPVDIKKITKEALDF, encoded by the coding sequence ATGGGGATTCACACCTATTTTCAATCGCTCAACGATCTCGAACGTATTATTCGCTGTCCAGGTAAATTCAAATTTGAAGAACATAGTGTATCTGCTCATTCATGGAAAGTTGTGCAATATGCAAAAACATTAGCCGATATTGAGGAAAGTAATGGCGTAACTGTGGATTGGAAAAAGCTTTATGAAATTACAAGTAGCCACGATTACGGTGAAATATTTATTGGAGATATCAAAACTCCCGTGAAACATTATTCTCTCGAACTTCGAGGTATGCTCCAGAAAGTAGAAGAAGGAATGATTGCACATTTCATTGACGAAAATATTCCTGAGGACCTCAAATCGATCTTCCGTAGACAATTACGTGAAGGCAAAGATGATTCTGTAGAAGGGTTAATACTTGAAATGGCTGACAAACTCGATCAAGTATACGAAGCCTTTACTGAACTAAGAAGGGGCAACACGGAGAAAGAATTTATTGTCATGTACCGCGAGGCATTGATTAAAATCAAGAACATCAAACTACATTGTGTAGATTATTTCTTGCGACATATACTTCCTGATCTTGTTGAGGAAAGCTCCAACTGTCCTGTTGATATCAAAAAGATTACAAAAGAAGCATTAGACTTCTAA
- a CDS encoding LacI family DNA-binding transcriptional regulator: MVTIKDVAKKAEVSSATVSRVLNKDYTLQVSEDTRQRIIVAAKALGYRKGGIRSKRPVDSEIVKKNVGLLITCSEKLEFSDPYFLSIRQGIEQECVKQNINVSKIFRIMDESEHAIDSNELDGLFVIGKVHNELLNHLTRMHQIVSVDYMIDDKFDSVMFDLQKAARQAIQHLIALGHRKIGYIGGISYIRKISGRCYAADIRQVEYEAIMKEAGYYNPKHIFVGEWRTEEGYALMRKALEQDDRPTAFLIGSDPMAIAALKAVSEFKLKVPEDISIVSFDDIPFASFVTPPLTTVKIFSEEMGRTAVKLMADRFNGREIPLHVTIPTNLVIRNSCGSESGSTSIDTQK, encoded by the coding sequence TTGGTCACAATAAAGGATGTTGCGAAAAAAGCGGAAGTTTCTAGTGCTACGGTTTCGCGCGTGTTGAACAAAGACTATACATTACAGGTTTCAGAAGATACGAGACAGAGAATCATTGTGGCGGCTAAAGCATTGGGTTACCGAAAGGGAGGAATCCGTTCGAAAAGACCGGTTGATTCAGAAATAGTGAAGAAAAACGTAGGGTTGCTTATTACATGTTCCGAGAAATTGGAGTTTTCTGACCCTTACTTTTTGTCTATTCGACAAGGAATCGAACAAGAATGCGTTAAACAAAACATCAACGTATCCAAGATATTTCGGATCATGGATGAATCTGAACATGCTATCGACTCGAACGAGTTGGATGGTTTGTTTGTTATCGGCAAAGTACACAACGAGCTATTGAACCACCTGACACGGATGCATCAAATTGTTTCTGTTGACTACATGATCGATGATAAATTCGACTCTGTTATGTTCGATTTGCAGAAGGCGGCTAGACAGGCCATTCAACATCTCATCGCGCTTGGTCATCGAAAAATAGGTTATATCGGCGGAATCAGTTACATCCGTAAGATAAGCGGTAGATGTTATGCTGCGGATATTCGTCAAGTTGAATATGAAGCGATCATGAAAGAAGCGGGATATTATAATCCGAAGCACATCTTTGTGGGGGAATGGCGAACAGAGGAAGGGTATGCGCTCATGAGAAAAGCATTGGAACAGGATGATCGACCTACAGCTTTCTTGATTGGGAGCGATCCAATGGCGATTGCGGCGTTGAAGGCTGTGAGCGAGTTTAAGTTAAAAGTCCCTGAAGATATTTCTATCGTGAGCTTTGACGATATTCCGTTCGCTTCTTTCGTCACACCTCCGTTGACAACTGTGAAAATATTTTCTGAAGAGATGGGAAGAACAGCTGTAAAATTAATGGCCGATCGCTTCAATGGGCGTGAAATTCCTCTGCATGTCACAATACCAACGAATCTTGTCATCAGGAATAGCTGCGGATCGGAAAGCGGAAGTACTAGTATTGATACACAAAAATAG
- a CDS encoding sugar ABC transporter substrate-binding protein → MKKTLIFVLALILVLSTLAACSKKNNDSNEAQATPAVSESVSTDPVAKSNEFGWELPEKTIEFSYYAGQANPDKAEKNAKQLKQYILDKFNVKINKLVYDVKRDERQNLMLVSNDYPEVIAGMDEATVSKWVAQGKAIELGQFIDKYAPHIKEQLGDLYKTYLTDGKLYALPSYWGLLPIPDYAAHMRYDYLNELGNPTFETPDQFYDILKQMQAKHPKNDKGEKTYALSAYAPVTTNTVPTLAGIWGLKEGYKVTPEGVMTHWVNTPEGLELTKFMNKIFRDGLLDPDSFINKYENMKAKMSTDRVMGYVGAWWIGWNAGHELWQKADTKWTEDKRFMQYALKAPNAEQSFMSGKNARSGNMTIITDKAKNPEDIVKWLDFSMTDIGTRLIGWGVPNTDKSTWKFENDQPSFVDAAKQAILDSTFDYDAGELIGMDQLNLVSPDGTMKDDGKSTYWYDQNFNEEAKWKKMLNDNLKDTIYDNTFGNIPILANNPLAVTDKQITDLLETLWSKAVMSKTEEESVANFKAMQDKLNAAGLNKIEQFKSEEYQRRLKDWK, encoded by the coding sequence TTGAAAAAAACCTTAATTTTCGTTCTAGCGTTAATCTTGGTCCTGTCCACGCTTGCGGCATGCTCGAAAAAGAATAACGACAGCAACGAGGCGCAAGCTACCCCAGCAGTTTCTGAATCTGTATCTACAGATCCAGTAGCCAAATCGAATGAGTTTGGTTGGGAACTGCCAGAGAAAACGATCGAATTTAGCTATTATGCGGGTCAAGCCAATCCGGATAAAGCGGAGAAAAACGCCAAGCAACTGAAGCAGTACATCCTCGATAAATTTAACGTAAAAATCAACAAGCTCGTTTACGACGTTAAACGCGACGAAAGACAAAACCTGATGCTCGTATCGAATGATTATCCTGAAGTTATCGCAGGTATGGACGAAGCAACCGTATCCAAATGGGTTGCCCAAGGCAAGGCGATCGAGCTAGGTCAATTCATCGACAAGTATGCTCCGCATATCAAAGAACAGCTTGGTGACCTGTACAAAACTTACTTAACCGACGGAAAGCTGTATGCGCTACCTAGCTATTGGGGGCTATTGCCGATTCCGGACTACGCCGCACATATGCGTTATGACTATTTGAACGAGCTGGGCAACCCGACATTCGAGACGCCTGACCAATTCTACGACATTTTGAAGCAAATGCAAGCCAAGCATCCAAAGAACGATAAGGGAGAAAAAACGTACGCGCTTTCGGCATACGCTCCGGTTACGACCAATACTGTGCCGACGCTTGCGGGCATTTGGGGCCTAAAAGAAGGTTATAAAGTAACGCCGGAAGGTGTAATGACGCATTGGGTCAATACGCCGGAAGGTCTCGAATTGACGAAATTCATGAATAAAATTTTTAGGGACGGCCTGCTTGATCCCGACTCGTTCATTAATAAATACGAAAACATGAAAGCGAAAATGTCCACCGACCGCGTCATGGGCTATGTAGGCGCTTGGTGGATCGGCTGGAACGCCGGCCATGAATTATGGCAAAAAGCGGATACGAAATGGACGGAAGACAAGCGCTTCATGCAATATGCCCTGAAAGCGCCTAATGCGGAACAATCGTTTATGTCCGGTAAAAATGCTAGAAGCGGCAATATGACGATTATTACGGACAAAGCGAAAAACCCTGAAGACATCGTCAAATGGTTGGATTTCTCCATGACTGATATCGGAACCCGATTAATCGGATGGGGCGTTCCGAATACGGATAAATCCACTTGGAAATTCGAGAACGACCAACCAAGCTTCGTCGACGCTGCAAAGCAAGCGATTCTCGATTCGACGTTCGACTATGACGCCGGTGAGCTGATCGGCATGGATCAATTAAATTTGGTTTCGCCCGATGGAACGATGAAGGACGATGGCAAGAGCACCTACTGGTACGATCAAAATTTCAATGAAGAAGCCAAATGGAAGAAAATGTTGAACGACAATCTGAAGGATACAATCTACGACAATACTTTCGGCAACATTCCGATCCTGGCGAACAATCCGTTGGCAGTAACCGATAAACAAATCACCGATTTGCTAGAAACATTATGGTCGAAAGCGGTCATGAGCAAGACTGAGGAAGAAAGCGTTGCGAATTTCAAAGCGATGCAGGATAAGTTGAATGCCGCGGGTCTGAACAAGATCGAACAATTCAAATCGGAAGAGTACCAAAGAAGATTGAAGGATTGGAAGTAA